In Bacteroidota bacterium, one genomic interval encodes:
- a CDS encoding T9SS type A sorting domain-containing protein, whose product MKTKLPLLSGIALLTFAGLQAQTTTVGGPAQIVDSLVFTGAMQTYTVPCGVTSINIDAYGAQGGNGAVGGNSSIGGNGGLGGYASGTLSVVPGQVLFVYVGGIGATPSGGFNGGGNGGNQNSGGGGGATDVRVNSSAAADRVLVAGGGGGGGRGGCEQAVVNGGNGGNGGGGNGANGADAPTSNGVAGGGFGGNGANAGAAGIGCAGFLGQPGITATNENGGNGGNGQTCCCFNAASIPGGGGGGGGFLGGGGGGGGSAGTTGCSGNDKGGGGGGAGGTNYNGGMTVAGTLLSGIRTGNGAVYISYADPTPAQPVFTTTTNTVCPGNQINISINAVANANNYVWTATGGLVINSGNGTTTVNVTANAAGSVSVYAEDTVCNRQGALATFNLNTFAAPVVTVTGPLTAACAGSTNTLNAAGGNTYLWSDNSTNSSLTVSPTTTTTYTVVGYSTDLCTDTATFTVNVNALPVVTLALSQSTICLDDAALTLAGGSPAGGIYSGTAVNNGVFNPATAGVGSTSITYTYTDSSGCTNNASQNISVSPCTGVTEIDNSGFAIMPNPAASFINLNWTENVNTVVIVDIRGREVFTQNVSNRNTLTVDLQQLPAGTYSVRFIGSESTSQRTFVKQ is encoded by the coding sequence ATGAAGACAAAATTACCTCTTTTATCAGGCATAGCCCTGTTAACCTTTGCAGGCTTACAGGCGCAAACGACTACCGTTGGCGGGCCTGCACAAATTGTGGACTCGCTCGTATTTACGGGAGCCATGCAAACTTACACTGTGCCCTGCGGTGTTACCAGCATCAACATTGATGCTTATGGTGCACAGGGTGGCAACGGCGCAGTTGGTGGCAACAGCTCAATTGGCGGTAATGGCGGCCTTGGCGGCTACGCTAGCGGAACGCTTTCTGTAGTGCCTGGTCAGGTGCTGTTTGTATATGTAGGTGGCATTGGTGCCACACCCAGCGGCGGTTTTAATGGTGGCGGCAACGGCGGCAACCAGAACTCCGGCGGCGGCGGCGGTGCTACCGATGTTCGTGTAAACTCATCAGCTGCGGCTGATCGTGTGCTTGTTGCCGGCGGCGGTGGCGGCGGTGGCCGTGGCGGTTGCGAACAGGCTGTTGTAAACGGCGGTAACGGCGGTAACGGTGGCGGTGGCAACGGTGCTAACGGTGCCGATGCGCCCACCTCAAACGGCGTGGCCGGTGGTGGTTTTGGCGGTAACGGCGCAAACGCCGGTGCTGCAGGTATTGGCTGCGCAGGCTTCCTTGGCCAGCCCGGCATTACAGCTACCAACGAAAATGGCGGTAACGGCGGTAACGGACAAACCTGCTGCTGCTTCAATGCTGCTTCTATTCCCGGCGGCGGTGGCGGCGGCGGCGGCTTCCTCGGCGGCGGCGGTGGCGGCGGCGGTTCGGCCGGAACCACAGGTTGCTCAGGTAACGACAAAGGCGGCGGCGGCGGCGGTGCCGGTGGCACTAACTACAATGGCGGCATGACCGTAGCCGGAACCCTGCTCAGCGGCATCCGCACCGGAAACGGCGCCGTGTACATCAGCTATGCTGATCCTACACCTGCTCAGCCCGTATTCACCACCACCACAAACACAGTTTGCCCCGGCAACCAGATCAACATCAGCATCAATGCCGTTGCCAATGCAAACAACTACGTGTGGACAGCCACCGGCGGTCTTGTAATCAACAGCGGCAATGGTACCACAACTGTTAACGTTACTGCTAATGCGGCCGGTTCAGTTTCTGTGTATGCCGAAGATACCGTGTGCAACCGTCAGGGTGCATTAGCTACTTTCAACCTCAACACTTTTGCCGCTCCGGTGGTTACTGTTACCGGCCCGCTCACTGCTGCCTGTGCCGGCTCAACCAACACACTCAACGCAGCCGGTGGCAATACCTACCTCTGGTCTGATAACTCAACCAACTCCTCACTCACGGTATCGCCCACCACCACTACTACTTACACCGTAGTGGGTTACAGCACCGACCTCTGCACCGACACAGCTACATTTACCGTGAACGTAAATGCACTGCCCGTGGTAACCCTGGCCCTCAGCCAGAGCACCATTTGTCTCGATGATGCAGCACTTACACTCGCAGGTGGTTCACCCGCAGGTGGTATCTACAGCGGCACAGCAGTTAACAATGGCGTGTTTAATCCTGCAACCGCCGGAGTAGGCAGCACATCAATCACCTACACCTACACTGATTCAAGCGGCTGTACCAACAACGCATCACAAAACATCTCGGTATCACCCTGCACCGGTGTAACCGAAATCGACAACAGTGGTTTCGCTATCATGCCCAACCCGGCTGCTTCGTTCATCAACCTCAACTGGACCGAGAACGTAAACACCGTGGTTATTGTTGACATCCGCGGACGTGAAGTGTTTACACAAAATGTAAGCAACCGCAACACACTTACGGTTGATCTGCAGCAGCTTCCTGCCGGAACTTACTCTGTACGTTTCATTGGCAGCGAAAGCACCTCACAGCGTACGTTTGTGAAGCAGTAA
- a CDS encoding succinate dehydrogenase cytochrome b subunit, translating to MTKFLTSSLGKKTVMALSGLFLCLFLVEHLYTNVHLFFGDGGKEFNEASHSMVHSIIIRIIEVVLFLAIVVHVAQALLLTKENSDARPVKYAVNGASKTSNWFSRNMLLTGSVIFFFIVVHLYNFFVPYRVTGHVVGPEEALATGGETLAMEVAEAMANPIYAIIYLVSIALLAFHLNHGFQSAFQTLGLNNQKYGKIWKLASTGFAALIFVGFAAFPIFFQLAKYIGFDALNWNL from the coding sequence ATGACGAAATTTCTGACTTCCTCGCTCGGCAAGAAAACGGTGATGGCCCTGTCGGGGTTATTCCTTTGTCTGTTCCTCGTGGAGCACCTTTACACCAACGTGCACTTATTCTTTGGCGATGGCGGCAAAGAATTCAACGAGGCTTCACACAGCATGGTGCACAGCATCATCATCCGCATTATTGAAGTAGTGCTTTTCCTTGCCATTGTGGTACACGTGGCACAGGCGCTGCTGCTTACCAAAGAAAACAGCGATGCCCGCCCGGTAAAATATGCCGTAAACGGAGCAAGCAAAACCAGCAACTGGTTTTCGCGCAATATGCTGCTCACCGGCAGCGTAATTTTCTTTTTCATTGTAGTTCACCTCTACAATTTCTTTGTGCCGTATCGTGTTACCGGCCATGTGGTAGGGCCCGAAGAGGCGCTGGCCACCGGCGGCGAAACGCTGGCCATGGAAGTAGCCGAGGCAATGGCCAATCCTATTTACGCCATTATTTACCTTGTGTCTATCGCCCTGCTGGCGTTTCACCTTAACCACGGCTTCCAGTCGGCTTTCCAGACTTTGGGTTTGAACAACCAGAAGTACGGTAAAATCTGGAAACTGGCGAGTACCGGATTTGCGGCCCTCATTTTTGTGGGTTTTGCGGCATTCCCCATTTTCTTCCAGCTGGCCAAGTACATTGGTTTTGATGCACTGAACTGGAACCTCTAA
- a CDS encoding succinate dehydrogenase/fumarate reductase iron-sulfur subunit, with the protein MNLTLKVWRQQNASDKGKFVTYNVKDVSPDMSFLEMFDVLNEQLINSGDEPIAFDHDCREGICGMCSMYINGRAHGPMKGTTTCQLHMRSFKDGDTITVEPWRAKAFPVIKDLVVDRSAFDKIIASGGFVSVNTGNAQDANAIPIPKDDADASFAAAACIGCGACVASCKNSSAMLFVSAKVSQFALLPQGQAERTDRVLNMVKTMDEAGFGNCTNTGSCEVECPKEISLGNIARMNREYLMATLKK; encoded by the coding sequence ATGAACCTTACACTTAAAGTGTGGCGCCAGCAAAACGCCTCCGACAAGGGCAAATTCGTTACGTACAATGTAAAAGACGTTTCGCCCGATATGTCGTTCCTCGAAATGTTCGACGTACTTAACGAGCAGCTTATCAATAGCGGCGATGAGCCGATTGCGTTTGACCACGACTGCCGCGAGGGCATTTGCGGCATGTGCAGCATGTACATAAACGGCCGCGCACATGGCCCCATGAAAGGCACCACCACCTGCCAGCTGCACATGCGTTCGTTTAAAGACGGCGATACCATTACCGTGGAGCCCTGGCGCGCAAAAGCATTCCCGGTAATTAAAGATCTCGTGGTTGACCGCTCCGCGTTCGACAAGATCATCGCTTCGGGCGGCTTTGTATCGGTAAATACCGGTAACGCGCAGGATGCCAACGCCATTCCGATTCCGAAAGACGATGCCGATGCTTCATTTGCTGCGGCGGCCTGCATTGGCTGCGGTGCCTGCGTGGCATCGTGCAAAAACTCGTCGGCCATGCTGTTTGTATCGGCCAAAGTATCGCAGTTTGCCCTGCTGCCGCAAGGTCAGGCCGAACGTACTGACCGTGTGCTGAACATGGTAAAAACCATGGACGAAGCCGGCTTCGGCAACTGCACCAACACCGGCTCCTGCGAAGTAGAGTGCCCGAAAGAAATTTCGCTCGGCAACATCGCCCGCATGAACCGCGAGTATTTGATGGCTACGCTGAAGAAGTAA
- a CDS encoding aminopeptidase P N-terminal domain-containing protein, translating into MRYASINNSLFTDNRRRFASRMKPNSIAILNANDVMPTGADGTMKFRQNSDLFYLSGVDQEETILVLFPDSIDPDHREVLFVRETSEHIAIWEGEKLNKEQATEVSGVRKVYWTHQFKQILYTLMVEAENVYLNTNEHYRAVIEVETRDARFVKWCRETYPMHNYLRSAPILHELRAIKSDIEIELMRKACDLTEKGFRRVLGFIKPGVWEYEIEAELAHEFIRHGAGFAGYEPIIAAGKNSCVLHYNINDKQCHDGDIVLMDFAAGYANYQSDLTRTVPVNGKYTPRQRDVYNAVLRVMRYATSRLVPGNMIVDYHKEVGLAMEEELIKLGLLDAAEVKKQNPDAPLYKKYFMHGTSHYLGIDVHDVGARYRKFEAGMVYTCEPGIYIPAEGIGVRIENDILLSNNGQIDLMANIPIEADHIEQLMAEARN; encoded by the coding sequence ATGCGCTACGCATCCATAAACAATTCGCTGTTTACCGATAACCGCCGCCGGTTTGCTTCACGCATGAAGCCCAATTCCATTGCAATCTTGAATGCCAATGATGTAATGCCAACCGGGGCCGACGGCACCATGAAATTCCGCCAGAACAGCGACCTGTTTTACCTTTCGGGTGTGGATCAGGAAGAAACCATTCTGGTGCTTTTTCCCGATTCCATTGACCCCGATCACCGCGAAGTGCTTTTTGTGCGCGAAACCAGCGAGCATATTGCCATCTGGGAAGGCGAAAAACTGAATAAGGAACAGGCCACCGAGGTTTCGGGTGTGCGCAAAGTGTATTGGACACACCAGTTCAAACAGATTCTTTACACGTTAATGGTAGAAGCCGAAAACGTGTACCTCAATACCAACGAGCACTACCGCGCCGTAATTGAGGTGGAAACCCGCGATGCACGTTTTGTAAAATGGTGCCGCGAAACCTACCCGATGCACAATTACCTGCGCTCGGCACCCATTCTGCATGAGCTGCGTGCCATTAAATCTGACATTGAAATTGAACTCATGCGCAAAGCCTGCGACCTTACGGAAAAAGGCTTCCGCCGTGTGCTCGGGTTCATTAAACCCGGCGTGTGGGAATACGAAATTGAGGCCGAACTGGCACATGAATTTATCCGCCACGGTGCCGGCTTTGCTGGCTATGAACCCATTATTGCAGCCGGCAAAAACTCATGCGTGCTGCACTACAACATCAACGACAAGCAGTGCCACGACGGAGATATTGTACTCATGGATTTTGCTGCAGGCTACGCCAACTACCAAAGCGATCTTACCCGCACGGTGCCCGTAAACGGCAAATACACCCCGCGCCAGCGCGATGTGTACAATGCCGTGCTGCGCGTAATGCGTTATGCCACCTCACGTCTTGTGCCCGGCAACATGATTGTGGATTACCACAAGGAAGTGGGGCTGGCCATGGAAGAAGAGCTCATTAAACTCGGCCTGCTGGATGCGGCTGAAGTGAAGAAGCAAAACCCCGATGCACCGCTGTACAAAAAGTATTTCATGCACGGCACCTCGCACTACCTCGGTATTGATGTGCACGATGTGGGCGCACGCTACCGCAAGTTTGAAGCAGGCATGGTTTACACCTGCGAGCCCGGCATTTACATTCCCGCCGAAGGCATTGGTGTGCGCATTGAAAACGATATTCTGCTCAGCAACAATGGCCAGATAGACCTCATGGCCAATATCCCCATTGAAGCTGATCATATCGAGCAGCTCATGGCTGAGGCACGCAACTGA
- a CDS encoding fumarate reductase/succinate dehydrogenase flavoprotein subunit, producing the protein MSSKLNAKIPAGELEQKWTKYRSEVALVNPANKRSLEIIVVGSGLAGSAAAASLAEMGYKVKVFCFQDSPRRAHSIAAQGGINAAKNYQNDGDSVWRLFYDTIKGGDYRAREANVHRLAEVSTSIIDQCVAQGVPFAREYGGLLSNRSFGGTQVQRTFYAAGQTGQQLLLGAYSALERQVGLGNAIMYSRHEMLDVVMIDGKAKGIIARNLVTGELERHSGHAVLLCTGGYGNVFFLSTNAMGSNVTAAWKAHKRGAYFGNPCFTQIHPTCIPVSGDHQSKLTLMSESLRNDGRIWVPKKQGDTRHPNQIPEEERDYYLERRYPAFGNLVPRDVASRAAKERCDAGYGVGASKMAVYLDYASAIERYGKQQANKLGETGATKERIIALGKDVVKEKYGNLFEMYEKITDENPYEMPMRIYPAVHYTMGGLWVDYELMTTIPGLYALGEANFSDHGANRLGASALMQGLADGYFVIPYTIGSYLSSQIRDKAADVNSPEFVAAEKETAELINKLMNIKGTKSVDYFHKRLGKIMWDKCGMARNKEGLQWAVEEIRKLQKEFWSDVRVPGTANGLNPELEKACRVADFLELGELMCLDALDREESCGGHFREEHQTEEGEAMRHDDKYMYVAAWEFKGTNNYELHKEELKYERIKPSQRNYK; encoded by the coding sequence ATGAGCAGCAAACTCAACGCGAAAATTCCGGCAGGCGAACTCGAGCAAAAATGGACGAAATACCGTTCTGAAGTAGCTCTGGTGAACCCGGCCAACAAGCGCAGCCTCGAAATTATTGTGGTAGGTTCAGGTCTGGCCGGTTCAGCCGCTGCAGCCTCTCTTGCCGAAATGGGCTACAAGGTAAAGGTGTTCTGCTTTCAGGACAGCCCGCGCCGCGCACACTCCATTGCCGCACAAGGTGGTATTAACGCCGCCAAAAACTACCAGAACGACGGCGACAGCGTTTGGCGCCTGTTTTACGATACCATTAAAGGCGGCGACTACCGCGCCCGCGAAGCCAACGTACACCGCCTGGCCGAAGTAAGTACCAGCATCATTGACCAGTGTGTGGCGCAGGGTGTGCCTTTTGCCCGCGAATATGGCGGACTGCTCAGCAACCGCTCATTCGGCGGCACACAGGTGCAGCGCACATTTTACGCCGCCGGCCAAACCGGCCAGCAGCTGCTGCTGGGCGCCTACAGTGCGCTTGAGCGCCAGGTAGGCCTGGGTAATGCCATCATGTACTCGCGCCACGAAATGCTGGATGTGGTAATGATCGATGGCAAAGCCAAAGGCATCATTGCCCGCAACCTCGTTACCGGCGAACTCGAACGCCATTCGGGCCATGCAGTGCTGCTTTGCACCGGCGGCTACGGAAACGTATTCTTCCTTTCCACCAATGCTATGGGTTCCAACGTAACCGCGGCGTGGAAAGCACACAAACGCGGCGCCTATTTCGGCAACCCGTGCTTTACTCAAATTCACCCCACCTGCATCCCCGTATCGGGCGATCACCAGTCGAAACTCACGCTCATGTCGGAGTCGCTGCGTAACGACGGCCGCATCTGGGTGCCCAAGAAACAGGGCGATACACGCCATCCGAACCAGATTCCGGAAGAAGAACGCGATTACTACCTCGAACGCCGCTACCCGGCTTTCGGTAACCTCGTTCCGCGCGACGTGGCTTCGCGCGCAGCCAAAGAACGCTGCGATGCCGGCTACGGTGTGGGCGCTTCGAAAATGGCGGTTTACCTCGACTATGCTTCGGCCATTGAGCGTTACGGAAAACAGCAGGCCAACAAGCTCGGCGAAACCGGCGCTACAAAAGAACGCATCATTGCCCTGGGCAAAGACGTAGTGAAAGAAAAGTACGGCAACCTTTTCGAGATGTACGAAAAGATTACCGACGAAAATCCCTACGAAATGCCCATGCGCATTTACCCGGCGGTTCACTACACCATGGGCGGCCTCTGGGTTGACTATGAACTCATGACCACCATTCCGGGTCTTTATGCGCTGGGCGAAGCCAACTTCTCCGATCACGGCGCAAACCGCCTCGGTGCTTCGGCGCTGATGCAGGGCCTGGCCGATGGATACTTTGTAATTCCTTACACCATTGGCAGCTACCTCAGCAGCCAGATCCGCGATAAAGCAGCCGATGTGAACAGCCCCGAGTTTGTGGCCGCCGAAAAGGAAACCGCTGAGCTCATCAACAAACTGATGAACATCAAAGGCACCAAGTCGGTTGACTATTTCCACAAGCGTCTCGGTAAAATTATGTGGGACAAATGCGGCATGGCGCGCAACAAGGAAGGTTTGCAGTGGGCGGTTGAAGAAATCCGCAAGCTGCAGAAAGAATTCTGGAGCGATGTGCGCGTACCCGGTACGGCAAACGGCCTCAATCCGGAGCTTGAAAAAGCCTGCCGCGTGGCCGATTTCCTCGAACTTGGCGAACTCATGTGCCTTGATGCATTGGATCGCGAAGAATCCTGCGGAGGTCACTTCCGCGAAGAACACCAAACAGAAGAAGGCGAAGCCATGCGCCATGATGATAAGTACATGTACGTAGCTGCGTGGGAGTTTAAAGGCACCAACAACTACGAACTGCACAAGGAAGAGCTCAAGTACGAGCGCATCAAACCTTCACAACGTAATTACAAGTAA
- a CDS encoding T9SS type A sorting domain-containing protein, producing MKRLFLLVVIMALLGRTAQAQTAPPHLRYFGFALIDVFWDDPHDTSAVTNYLNEVDTFSNVAHLAVYSPSDNIVQRIANMNSRCVLPMLHIQSVFFEYEDTNGPSGANYGLRSDYLSRWNQFLAINQAAITPASIGAFYIVDEPYWNGVTYAELDTVCTLLQQAFPAIPVFLVEAYTMMNQFQVPPSADWLAFDMYGIFDPPNDAQFMQNLTLLKNARTSSSQELFLIIDDQWITLYGQAGYAPDTIEYMVQNYYDLAVADTSIAGLIGYLWPGGFDEPAQLGVRNMPANVIQKNVAIGKSIKNNYNPCTASDVPTMAEIPDVAVFPSPASDVLEVKFQGREAVCTIYNSAGKQLMQQQAVNQCAFDVAAYAPGIYFVRIEAGEAVVSQKFIIFR from the coding sequence ATGAAGCGGCTGTTTTTACTTGTTGTTATTATGGCCCTGCTGGGCCGCACCGCGCAGGCACAAACAGCCCCGCCGCATCTTCGCTATTTTGGTTTTGCACTTATTGATGTGTTCTGGGACGATCCGCATGATACATCTGCAGTGACCAATTACCTGAACGAAGTGGACACGTTCTCGAACGTGGCGCATCTGGCGGTGTACAGCCCCTCGGATAACATTGTGCAGCGCATTGCCAATATGAACAGCCGCTGCGTACTGCCCATGCTGCACATACAGTCTGTGTTTTTTGAATACGAAGACACCAACGGCCCCAGCGGCGCCAACTACGGGCTGCGCAGCGATTACCTGAGCCGCTGGAATCAGTTTCTGGCCATCAACCAAGCAGCCATTACGCCGGCTTCGATAGGCGCATTTTATATTGTGGATGAGCCGTACTGGAACGGTGTAACCTATGCCGAACTGGATACGGTGTGCACGCTTTTGCAGCAGGCATTTCCGGCTATTCCGGTTTTTCTGGTGGAGGCCTACACCATGATGAATCAGTTTCAGGTGCCGCCCTCGGCCGACTGGCTTGCTTTCGATATGTACGGCATTTTTGATCCGCCAAACGATGCGCAGTTTATGCAGAACCTGACGCTGCTGAAAAATGCACGCACTTCATCGTCGCAGGAATTGTTTCTGATTATCGACGACCAGTGGATTACGCTTTACGGCCAGGCAGGATATGCGCCGGATACCATTGAATACATGGTGCAGAACTACTACGATCTGGCGGTGGCCGATACAAGTATTGCCGGACTGATCGGCTATTTATGGCCGGGTGGTTTTGATGAGCCGGCACAACTGGGCGTGCGAAACATGCCAGCCAATGTGATACAGAAAAATGTAGCCATTGGCAAGAGCATCAAAAACAATTATAATCCGTGCACGGCTTCTGACGTGCCGACGATGGCAGAGATTCCTGACGTTGCTGTTTTCCCGAGCCCGGCCAGCGATGTGCTTGAGGTGAAATTTCAGGGGCGCGAAGCCGTTTGCACGATATACAACAGCGCGGGCAAACAGCTTATGCAGCAGCAGGCGGTAAACCAGTGTGCGTTTGATGTGGCGGCGTATGCGCCGGGAATTTATTTTGTGCGCATTGAAGCCGGAGAAGCAGTGGTTAGTCAAAAATTTATCATCTTTCGCTGA
- a CDS encoding alpha/beta hydrolase, with product MAAAKNGKAEQKKDEVRPLKTVVCRGARIRYSDTGKGRAIVLLHGFLESLEVWNYNGFADELAKKFRVIAIDLPGHGKSDCLGYVHRMERMADVVKDVMDQAGLRRYVIAGHSMGGYVALAFAEKYPEFLRGLCLFHSTALADSEEKQLDRERAIRIVKRSAVKYTHPLVTNLFALANVRYMKKEITWLRRVASRTRKQGIVAALEGMKIRRNREPVLKFAQYPVLIIAGKRDNVIPFHTLEEQASLPKTCRLLALDRVGHMGFIEARELTLQKLRAFTGACYKRKFSGV from the coding sequence ATGGCTGCTGCGAAAAACGGAAAGGCTGAACAGAAAAAAGATGAGGTACGTCCGCTAAAAACAGTGGTGTGCCGTGGTGCGCGTATCCGTTATTCCGATACCGGCAAAGGCCGCGCTATTGTGTTGTTGCATGGCTTTCTCGAATCGCTTGAAGTGTGGAACTACAATGGCTTTGCCGACGAGCTTGCCAAAAAATTCCGCGTCATTGCCATTGACCTTCCCGGCCACGGCAAGTCTGATTGTTTGGGCTACGTACACCGCATGGAGCGCATGGCCGATGTGGTGAAAGATGTAATGGATCAGGCCGGGCTGAGGCGGTATGTTATTGCCGGGCATTCGATGGGCGGCTATGTGGCGCTGGCTTTTGCCGAGAAGTACCCCGAATTTTTGCGCGGCCTCTGTCTGTTTCACAGCACCGCACTGGCCGACAGCGAAGAGAAGCAGCTGGACCGCGAGCGCGCCATACGCATTGTGAAACGCAGCGCGGTAAAATACACGCATCCGCTGGTGACCAACCTGTTTGCGCTGGCCAATGTGCGCTACATGAAAAAGGAAATTACCTGGCTGCGCCGCGTGGCCTCACGCACACGCAAACAGGGCATTGTAGCCGCACTCGAAGGCATGAAAATACGCCGTAACCGTGAGCCCGTGCTTAAATTTGCACAATACCCGGTACTCATTATTGCCGGTAAGCGCGATAATGTAATTCCCTTTCACACACTCGAAGAACAGGCCAGCCTCCCCAAAACCTGCCGCCTGCTTGCCCTCGATCGTGTTGGCCACATGGGCTTCATTGAAGCGCGCGAACTTACCTTGCAGAAACTCCGCGCGTTTACCGGTGCCTGTTATAAACGGAAATTTTCGGGCGTGTAA